From Salvia splendens isolate huo1 chromosome 3, SspV2, whole genome shotgun sequence, a single genomic window includes:
- the LOC121796474 gene encoding uncharacterized protein LOC121796474 encodes MKPPRFNGMDAPSWISRVQFYFDHLMLPVDQRLHYVVMLFDPPAADWIFNYQANNHCVLWPDFLEDVRRRFDPLCFQNFIGLIAKLTQTGSLADYNNQFESMLNRVRGVPESTLVPIYVEGLQQPVKNQVKHQYPSSVASAMALAVEYDGCIDRPTPSPGFQRRQWIPREQRLTTGSTPGAQPDTSSTARPNQLKSSPYSRLPVIRLSAAEKADRTKKNLCWYCPEKYTPSHVCNKTFLAYMGVDEDSENEEDGQPEPPETADIITADISHIYALDGKYRAESIELQGSIGASPVLVLVDTGSTHDFLHPRIAEKLALPLQQIRPFRVYVGSGQSIICSHASISTRLVIQNQVFLVDLHILPVHGPDVILGMAWLKSLRRVTNDFEQGTLEFVRDGKQVCLKIDSQMPREVSVRTFAALMHLHGEADLFEVVGVPPGSDRPGGADPPAFPAELPDSIHAVLEAHTSVFSLPSGMPPPRFCDHRIHLRADSKPVNVRPYRYPYFQKNEIERQVHEMLNSGIIRPSQSSFSSPVLLIRKKDGSFRFCIDYRALNTATVPVHFPIPTADELFDELGAARCFTKLDLRSGYHQIRMHTNDVYKTAFRTHDEHFEFLVMPFGLTNAPSTFQSAMNAIFRPILRKFVIVFFDDILIYSPCLESHAQHLREVLSILHTHQFFVKLSKCTFCSSTVDYLGHLISDGKLRADPSKIEAMVDWPTPTTVKQLRGFLGLTGYYRRFIAHYAIIASPLTDLLKKDSFAWSEAATESFNRLKTAMVSAPVLRLPDFTKTFYLETDASDFGVGAVLLQDNHPMAFFSKKLGPRRRVTSTYHKELYAIVEAVQKWRQYLLGREFVIRSDQKILKELLQQVIQTPDQQLYVRKLMGNKFRIEYKTGASNRVADALSRRDMEGDGAPPVFENPEALVDPAAAAADTARLLTLCHPMPDILDLLRVDTDAASDLTELKERILAGTADKRYTLANGADLFSAPYPCG; translated from the coding sequence ATGAAACCCCCGCGTTTTAATGGGATGGACGCACCTAGCTGGATTTCTCGAGTCCAGTTCTACTTTGACCACTTGATGCTCCCCGTTGATCAACGCTTGCATTATGTAGTGATGCTCTTTGACCCCCCCGCCGCGGATTGGATCTTCAATTATCAGGCGAATAATCATTGTGTGTTGTGGCCTGATTTCCTGGAAGATGTTCGTCGTCGCTTCGACCCGCTATGCTTTCAGAACTTCATTGGGTTAATTGCGAAGTTGACTCAGACTGGGTCACTGGCGGACTACAACAATCAGTTTGAGAGCATGTTGAACCGCGTGCGCGGGGTGCCGGAATCGACCCTCGTACCTATTTATGTAGAGGGCTTGCAGCAGCCAGTTAAGAACCAAGTCAAGCATCAGTACCCGTCCTCGGTGGCGTCGGCGATGGCCTTGGCGGTGGAGTATGATGGTTGTATTGACCGTCCGACGCCTTCGCCCGGATTTCAGCGCCGCCAGTGGATTCCGCGGGAGCAACGTCTTACGACCGGCAGTACGCCGGGGGCCCAGCCCGATACATCCAGTACAGCGAGACCGAATCAGTTGAAGTCCTCGCCGTACTCACGCCTTCCGGTGATACGTCTGTCTGCGGCGGAGAAAGCCGATCGCACTAAGAAAAACCTATGTTGGTACTGCCCAGAGAAGTATACCCCGTCTCACGTGTGCAACAAAACCTTTTTGGCATACATGGGGGTCGATGAGGATTCGGAGAATGAGGAGGACGGCCAGCCTGAGCCGCCCGAGACAGCAGATATCATCACCGCCGATATCTCCCATATTTATGCGTTAGACGGTAAATACCGTGCCGAGTCTATTGAACTACAGGGTTCCATTGGGGCGTCGCCGGTGTTAGTCTTGGTTGACACAGGGAGCACCCACGACTTTTTGCACCCCCGAATTGCGGAAAAATTGGCGTTACCTCTGCAACAGATTCGGCCGTTCAGGGTTTATGTAGGCAGTGGACAGTCGATCATTTGTTCCCACGCGAGCATTAGCACCCGGCTGGTCATACAGAATCAGGTGTTCTTGGTGGATTTACACATTTTGCCGGTGCATGGGCCGGATGTGATTTTAGGGATGGCTTGGTTGAAGTCCCTGCGACGGGTGACGAATGATTTTGAACAAGGAACGCTCGAGTTTGTCCGGGATGGGAAACAGGTTTGCCTCAAGATTGATTCGCAGATGCCTCGCGAGGTGTCCGTTCGGACTTTTGCTGCTCTGATGCATTTACATGGGGAAGCTGACCTCTTCGAGGTAGTGGGGGTTCCTCCGGGATCCGACCGACCAGGGGGGGCTGACCCGCCAGCTTTTCCGGCGGAGTTGCCAGATTCCATCCACGCGGTATTGGAGGCCCACACCTCGGTTTTCTCCCTGCCTTCGGGGATGCCGCCCCCGCGGTTCTGTGACCACAGGATCCACCTCCGTGCTGATTCAAAACCGGTTAATGTGCGGCCATATCGGTACCCTTACTTCCAAAAGAACGAGATCGAGCGCCAGGTTCACGAGATGTTAAACTCCGGCATTATCCGACCGAGCCAGAGTTCTTTTTCCTCGCCAGTATTATTGATACGGAAGAAGGATGGGTCCTTTCGCTTCTGTATAGACTACCGTGCTCTGAACACTGCAACTGTACCCGTTCATTTCCCAATTCCAACGGCGGACGAATTATTTGATGAGTTAGGGGCGGCGCGTTGTTTTACAAAATTGGATTTACGTTCGGGGTACCATCAGATTCGAATGCATACCAACGACGTTTACAAGACGGCTTTCCGTACTCATGATGAACACTTTGAGTTCTTGGTGATGCCGTTTGGGTTGACAAACGCGCCTTCGACCTTTCAGTCAGCAATGAATGCTATTTTCCGCCCGATCTTGCGCAAGTTCGTCATTGTTTTCTTTGACGATATACTGATTTACAGCCCCTGTCTGGAGTCACACGCTCAGCACTTGCGCGAGGTATTATCTATCTTGCATACTCACCAGTTCTTTGTTAAGTTGTCCAAGTGTACGTTTTGCAGCTCTACAGTCGATTATCTAGGGCACTTGATATCTGACGGGAAACTGAGGGCAGACCCGAGTAAAATTGAGGCCATGGTAGATTGGCCCACGCCGACGACTGTCAAACAGTTGCGTGGATTTCTGGGTCTCACAGGGTACTACCGTAGGTTTATCGCTCATTACGCCATCATCGCGAGCCCTTTGACCGACCTTTTGAAGAAAGATTCTTTTGCCTGGTCGGAGGCAGCAACCGAGAGTTTCAACCGCCTCAAGACAGCAATGGTTTCCGCCCCGGTATTGCGGTTGCCCGACTTTACTAAGACTTTTTATCTTGAAACGGACGCCTCTGATTTTGGGGTGGGCGCGGTACTATTACAGGATAACCACCCTATGGCATTTTTTAGTAAGAAATTGGGACCGCGTCGGCGTGTGACTTCGACGTATCATAAGGAACTTTATGCGATAGTGGAAGCGGTTCAGAAATGGCGACAATACCTTTTGGGCCGGGAGTTCGTCATCCGGAGTGACCAGAAAATTCTTAAAGAGCTTCTGCAACAAGTCATTCAGACTCCTGACCAACAATTATATGTCCGAAAGTTAATGGGAAACAAGTTTCGGATCGAATACAAGACCGGTGCGTCTAACCGGGTCGCCGATGCCTTGTCGCGCCGGGACATGGAGGGTGACGGTGCGCCACCAGTTTTCGAAAACCCAGAGGCGTTGGTGGACCCGGCAGCGGCCGCGGCGGACACGGCGCGCTTACTGACGCTCTGCCACCCCATGCCCGACATCCTCGACTTACTGCGGGTCGACACCGACGCGGCGTCGGATTTGACGGAGCTCAAGGAGCGGATTTTGGCCGGCACGGCGGATAAACGTTATACATTGGCTAACGGGGCTGATTTATTTTCAGCGCCGTATCCTTGTGGGTGA